A single Candidatus Woesearchaeota archaeon DNA region contains:
- a CDS encoding type II toxin-antitoxin system RelE/ParE family toxin: MNNKPINVSFVSQKLKSHFNTLKSGKFEDKRLFDFIDRAIDDLKKNPICGTKIKKMLWPKEYKQKYSINNLWKYDLPNAWRIIYTIETDEVTIVSIILEWFSHKEYEKRFNYL; the protein is encoded by the coding sequence ATGAATAACAAACCAATAAATGTTAGCTTTGTATCACAAAAACTCAAATCCCATTTTAATACTTTGAAGTCTGGAAAATTTGAAGATAAGAGACTCTTTGACTTCATAGATCGTGCAATTGATGATTTAAAGAAGAATCCGATATGTGGCACTAAAATCAAAAAGATGTTATGGCCCAAGGAATACAAACAGAAATATAGCATTAACAACCTTTGGAAGTATGATCTCCCAAACGCGTGGAGAATTATTTACACTATTGAAACTGATGAAGTAACAATAGTTAGTATCATTCTTGAATGGTTTTCCCATAAAGAATATGAAAAGAGGTTTAATTATTTATGA
- a CDS encoding DUF371 domain-containing protein yields MKYEFSCFGNQNIQGMHKTTFEIVIDHNLSLNGDCIIGTKSNFDPEKIKPFLKSKKLSLILKVEKLTEIILFVPNSEFFDSSELVIRLGKFISKRTLGIDADKAAIHINRRMIELMKNPLQEMKVILQFQ; encoded by the coding sequence ATGAAATATGAATTTTCATGTTTTGGGAACCAAAACATACAAGGCATGCATAAAACTACTTTTGAGATTGTTATTGATCATAATTTATCTTTAAATGGAGATTGTATAATTGGGACAAAGTCTAATTTTGATCCTGAAAAAATTAAACCGTTTCTGAAATCCAAAAAACTGAGTTTAATTCTTAAAGTTGAAAAATTAACTGAGATAATTCTATTTGTTCCTAATTCTGAATTCTTTGATTCAAGTGAACTTGTAATCAGGCTTGGAAAATTTATATCTAAAAGAACTTTGGGTATTGATGCAGATAAAGCTGCAATTCATATTAATCGAAGAATGATTGAACTTATGAAAAATCCTCTGCAAGAGATGAAAGTTATTCTTCAGTTTCAATAA
- a CDS encoding YggU family protein, whose translation MADKPSRSLAKADNEPLWIPICSVKANSAKTKICSWDYEKKVLKIEIKSPAEKNKANLEIIKFFSRLLKKNVKIISGCTSKTKVLKLIEK comes from the coding sequence ATGGCTGATAAACCTTCGCGCTCTTTAGCTAAAGCAGATAATGAACCCTTATGGATTCCAATTTGTTCCGTAAAAGCAAACTCTGCTAAAACTAAAATATGCAGTTGGGATTATGAAAAAAAAGTATTGAAGATTGAAATTAAATCACCCGCTGAAAAAAACAAAGCAAATCTCGAAATTATTAAATTTTTTTCTAGATTATTAAAGAAAAATGTGAAAATAATTTCCGGGTGTACTTCTAAGACTAAAGTATTAAAACTAATTGAAAAATAA
- a CDS encoding stage II sporulation protein M, with translation MVIESFTNPKLAEKRPWSLLFYGFLYSSVAILLSLWVFAQQASIIMVFFTVLACTPLIYLTQKREEKMDILIKDEITLLNQHRKAIDYLMFLFVGITIAYAFWYTILPQSLVTNLFSIQTQTILNINNRVSGNLIESLSLFSDILFNNFKVLIFCIIFSFVYGFGSIFILTWNASVIGTAMGNFIKANFAAMGGAFLGLNYWKSFSFGILRYFVHGLPEIAAYFIAGLAGGIISVAVINRDIESKRFEKIMFDTSQLIFIALILLVVAALIEVYITPLFFN, from the coding sequence ATGGTTATAGAATCATTTACAAATCCTAAGCTGGCTGAAAAGAGGCCGTGGAGTTTATTGTTTTATGGATTTCTTTATTCATCAGTTGCAATTTTACTCTCTTTGTGGGTTTTTGCGCAGCAGGCTAGCATTATAATGGTATTTTTTACAGTTTTGGCTTGTACTCCTTTAATATATTTAACACAAAAACGTGAAGAAAAAATGGATATTTTGATTAAAGATGAAATTACATTATTAAATCAGCATCGGAAAGCTATAGATTATTTGATGTTTTTATTTGTAGGGATTACTATAGCATATGCTTTTTGGTACACTATATTGCCCCAATCTTTAGTGACCAATCTTTTTTCCATACAAACTCAAACAATTCTCAATATTAATAATCGGGTTTCAGGCAATTTAATTGAATCCTTATCTTTATTTTCAGATATATTATTTAATAATTTTAAAGTTCTGATATTTTGCATTATTTTTTCGTTTGTTTATGGTTTTGGGTCAATTTTTATTTTAACATGGAACGCTTCTGTGATTGGAACTGCAATGGGTAATTTTATTAAAGCAAATTTTGCTGCAATGGGAGGTGCATTTTTGGGTTTAAATTATTGGAAATCTTTTTCATTTGGAATATTAAGATATTTTGTTCATGGGTTGCCAGAGATTGCGGCATATTTCATTGCCGGGTTAGCCGGAGGAATTATTTCTGTGGCAGTAATAAATCGTGATATCGAATCTAAACGATTTGAAAAAATAATGTTTGACACATCACAATTAATCTTTATAGCTTTAATCCTTTTGGTGGTAGCCGCGCTGATTGAAGTTTATATTACTCCTTTATTTTTCAATTAG
- a CDS encoding cation:proton antiporter, which yields MESISYLTYLGVVVLLGLACSVISKKIAVPNILLLIFTGIFLNKFWDIINGGVFFFQKLGFIKSYTPYLSGPLIFFPPLFIAILALLALVMIVFESTSKFKYKDLDDFSLSALKLTIVFFAVNFAILSILTNLLFGLENIFLAGLFAALMSGTASDVVMSMIKETKNEVIKLLEIESIFNTPLIVIIPFLILELISNIGFLSSSIIISKLIEQLIPFLQQFITGIGAGVVIGLAAVKILREQHSHVLSPLALISAALLTYILAENLGGNGVLAVTAMGFIFGNMALKDKGHIQEFSKIFSIFLELVVFILIGLLIDVPMTFSFLSKSFVLFLIFLLIRLIAVEVALLKNNYTFKEKLFMSLVVPKGIATAVVAVSLIGNQLSGMETILDLTLIFIVYSIVLASGVLKFSKFFINLKLVDDRDTVRKSVFKKSK from the coding sequence ATGGAATCTATAAGTTATTTAACTTATTTAGGGGTAGTAGTTCTTTTAGGTTTAGCTTGTAGCGTGATTTCTAAAAAGATAGCAGTACCTAATATCTTGTTATTAATTTTTACGGGAATTTTTTTAAATAAGTTTTGGGACATAATAAATGGGGGAGTTTTCTTTTTCCAAAAGTTAGGTTTTATTAAATCATATACCCCTTATTTAAGCGGACCGTTAATATTTTTTCCGCCGTTATTTATTGCTATATTAGCATTACTTGCATTAGTAATGATTGTATTTGAAAGCACTTCAAAATTTAAGTATAAGGATCTTGATGATTTTTCGCTTAGCGCTCTTAAACTCACAATAGTTTTTTTTGCAGTTAACTTTGCTATTCTCTCTATTTTAACAAACTTATTGTTTGGTTTAGAGAATATATTCCTGGCAGGATTATTTGCGGCATTGATGTCTGGAACTGCATCGGACGTAGTTATGTCTATGATAAAAGAAACAAAAAATGAAGTCATCAAGCTTTTAGAGATTGAATCAATATTCAATACGCCTTTAATTGTAATTATACCTTTTTTAATATTAGAACTTATATCAAATATTGGTTTTCTTTCATCTTCAATAATCATATCAAAACTTATTGAACAATTGATTCCGTTTTTACAGCAATTTATTACAGGAATTGGCGCAGGTGTAGTTATAGGGTTAGCTGCAGTTAAAATCTTGAGAGAACAACATTCGCATGTTCTTTCTCCATTGGCGTTAATATCAGCCGCCTTATTGACGTACATTTTAGCTGAGAATTTAGGAGGGAATGGAGTCCTTGCAGTAACTGCAATGGGATTTATATTTGGAAATATGGCATTAAAAGATAAAGGGCATATTCAAGAATTTTCCAAAATTTTTTCAATATTCCTTGAATTGGTGGTTTTTATTTTAATTGGTTTATTGATTGATGTTCCAATGACGTTCAGTTTTTTGAGTAAATCATTTGTGCTATTTTTAATATTTTTATTAATCAGATTAATTGCAGTTGAAGTAGCGCTTTTAAAGAATAATTATACATTTAAAGAAAAATTATTTATGAGTTTAGTAGTTCCAAAAGGGATTGCAACTGCAGTTGTTGCAGTATCCTTAATAGGGAATCAACTGTCCGGCATGGAAACGATTTTAGATTTAACTTTAATATTCATAGTTTATTCTATTGTTCTTGCATCAGGTGTCCTTAAATTTTCTAAATTTTTTATAAATCTTAAATTAGTTGATGATAGGGATACAGTTCGAAAATCTGTTTTCAAAAAAAGTAAATAA
- a CDS encoding DNA-directed RNA polymerase → MFYLSQIKDYIRVAPNDFGLDQTLAIIKSIKKDYEGYISKELGIVIDVSDVQEIKDGVIIPGDGANYYETIFTLLIYKPELQEVVIGRIKDIAEFGAFMCLGPAEGMIHVSQTMDDFVSFSKDKTLAGKDSKRMLKVGDVCRARMIALSFKDISNPKLGLTMRQSGLGKLDWIAEEINSEKEKGGKKN, encoded by the coding sequence ATGTTTTACTTAAGTCAAATTAAAGATTATATAAGAGTTGCTCCAAATGATTTTGGATTAGACCAAACACTAGCTATCATAAAAAGCATAAAAAAAGATTATGAAGGTTATATTTCAAAAGAACTGGGAATAGTGATAGATGTTTCAGATGTTCAAGAAATCAAAGATGGAGTAATCATTCCGGGTGATGGTGCTAATTATTATGAAACTATATTTACATTATTAATATATAAACCTGAACTACAAGAAGTTGTAATTGGGAGAATTAAAGATATTGCCGAATTTGGCGCCTTTATGTGCCTTGGTCCTGCTGAAGGAATGATTCATGTATCTCAAACCATGGATGATTTTGTATCATTTTCAAAAGATAAAACTCTAGCAGGTAAAGATTCAAAAAGAATGCTTAAAGTTGGAGATGTTTGCAGAGCGAGAATGATTGCATTGTCTTTTAAGGATATCAGCAACCCTAAATTAGGTTTAACCATGAGACAATCCGGTTTGGGAAAACTGGATTGGATTGCAGAAGAAATTAACTCTGAAAAAGAAAAAGGAGGAAAGAAAAACTAA
- a CDS encoding DNA-directed RNA polymerase subunit E'' → MTKKKACKKCKIFVEGDKCPICQNSNFSNSWNGRMYVIDSNKSHISKQMGLTMKGEYAIKIK, encoded by the coding sequence ATGACCAAAAAAAAAGCATGTAAAAAATGTAAAATTTTTGTAGAAGGCGACAAGTGCCCTATATGTCAAAATAGTAATTTTAGCAATTCGTGGAATGGTAGAATGTATGTAATTGACTCAAACAAGTCCCACATTTCAAAACAAATGGGATTAACAATGAAAGGAGAATATGCAATTAAAATTAAATAA
- a CDS encoding 30S ribosomal protein S27ae has translation MAQKAQPKSKDKGSAKSKHSNKRYTLYEISGNTANRKNKFCPKCGIGIFMAKHKNRVSCGKCGFTEFTK, from the coding sequence ATGGCACAAAAAGCACAACCAAAATCAAAAGATAAAGGATCAGCAAAATCAAAACACAGCAATAAAAGGTATACTTTATACGAAATTTCTGGGAATACCGCAAATAGAAAAAACAAATTTTGTCCTAAATGTGGAATTGGCATTTTCATGGCAAAACACAAAAATAGGGTAAGTTGCGGGAAATGTGGATTTACTGAGTTTACTAAATAA
- a CDS encoding TATA-box-binding protein: protein MTKNKEIRVVNIVVSTSLEHDVPLEKMASTLPNTEYNPEQFPGLVLRIKDPKTTALVFSSGKVVCTGAKTMDEVSKSIGRIIKTLEKIDIKIKITPEINVQNIVASGNIGMDLNLNVLAMKLPNTEYEPEQFPGLVYKLGGKTGSDRATFLLFSNGKIVCTGTKSEDEVDNAVDKLIENLKKVKK, encoded by the coding sequence ATGACCAAAAACAAAGAAATTCGGGTTGTTAATATTGTTGTATCAACTTCTTTAGAACATGATGTTCCGCTAGAAAAAATGGCATCAACATTGCCTAATACCGAATATAATCCAGAACAATTTCCGGGTTTAGTATTGAGAATAAAAGATCCTAAAACAACCGCTTTAGTGTTTAGCAGCGGTAAAGTAGTTTGCACTGGCGCAAAAACAATGGATGAAGTAAGTAAATCTATTGGAAGAATTATCAAAACATTAGAAAAAATTGACATTAAAATTAAAATTACCCCTGAAATTAATGTTCAAAACATTGTTGCTTCAGGCAATATAGGCATGGACCTTAATCTTAACGTGCTGGCTATGAAATTGCCTAACACTGAATACGAACCTGAACAGTTCCCCGGTTTAGTTTATAAGCTGGGAGGAAAAACCGGTAGTGATAGGGCAACATTTTTATTATTCAGCAATGGTAAAATTGTTTGTACTGGCACCAAATCAGAAGATGAAGTTGATAATGCTGTAGACAAATTAATAGAAAATTTAAAGAAAGTTAAGAAATAA
- a CDS encoding minichromosome maintenance protein MCM — protein MEAGEQIRKFQEFFELYHHVDILENIRKNKYFFAIDFKELSKFDSELSENLLENPKEVIRAAELAIENFELPKSIINFRVRIKNLPDTQKIKIRDIRSKHLGALLCIEGVVRQKTEVRPQVTNANFECPSCGNIINVLQLEPKFKEPSRCGCGRKGKFKLLSKELIDVQKINLEEAPDDLDGGEQPKRMSLFLKEDLVSPLTEKKTNPGSKIKVSGIVNEIPIPSKSGGQSTLFDLMIFANYIEPINEDFYEIKINDEDEKAFIELSQDPKAIKKLVQCVAPSIYGYDQIKLALLLQAVGGVVKIRGDGMRTRGDIHVLLIGDPGAGKSQLLKRMAKVTPKARYVSGKGVSGAGLTASVVKDELLNGWSLEAGALPLCNNGFCMIDEMDKMSKEDTSAMHEALEQQTVSISKANIQATLKCATTVLAAANPKYGRFDPSGLIAAQINLPPALITRFDLIFPIKDLPNTEKDKIMARHMLLLHQAPDSQKAELDTNFIKKYISYARQNRQPQLTDAAINEIEEYYINMRNSSSKEEGVQVVPISPRQLEALIRLSEASAKLRLGDKVTKKDARKAIEVLDFCLRGIGIDPETGKIDIDRISSGITASQRGKIHLIKEIINDIENTTGQKIIAVEEIINMAKSKNIEKSEVDDVLTKLKIAGDIFEPRRDFISKL, from the coding sequence TTGGAAGCAGGCGAACAGATAAGAAAATTTCAAGAATTCTTTGAATTATATCATCATGTAGATATTTTAGAAAATATAAGAAAAAACAAATATTTCTTTGCAATTGATTTCAAAGAACTTTCCAAGTTTGATTCAGAGTTATCCGAAAACTTATTGGAAAATCCTAAAGAAGTTATAAGAGCGGCCGAACTTGCGATTGAAAATTTTGAATTGCCAAAATCAATTATAAATTTCAGAGTAAGAATTAAAAATTTACCCGATACACAAAAAATTAAAATAAGAGATATAAGGAGCAAACATCTTGGCGCCTTATTGTGCATTGAAGGAGTTGTAAGGCAAAAAACAGAGGTAAGGCCCCAAGTAACAAATGCAAATTTTGAATGCCCCAGTTGTGGAAATATTATAAACGTTCTACAATTAGAACCTAAATTTAAAGAACCCAGCAGGTGCGGATGCGGAAGAAAAGGCAAATTTAAATTATTATCTAAAGAGTTGATAGATGTGCAAAAAATTAATTTAGAAGAAGCCCCAGATGATCTTGATGGAGGAGAACAACCAAAACGAATGTCTCTTTTTTTGAAAGAAGATTTGGTTTCCCCTCTCACTGAAAAAAAAACAAACCCCGGGAGTAAAATCAAAGTTTCTGGCATAGTCAATGAAATACCGATTCCCTCGAAAAGTGGGGGACAATCTACGCTCTTTGATTTAATGATATTTGCTAATTATATTGAACCAATAAATGAAGATTTTTATGAAATCAAAATAAACGATGAAGATGAAAAAGCTTTTATCGAATTAAGTCAGGATCCAAAAGCAATAAAAAAACTAGTGCAGTGTGTGGCACCTTCTATTTACGGATATGACCAAATCAAACTGGCATTACTTTTACAGGCAGTAGGCGGAGTAGTAAAGATAAGAGGAGATGGGATGAGAACAAGAGGAGACATTCATGTTTTATTAATAGGTGATCCAGGTGCGGGTAAATCACAGCTTTTAAAACGTATGGCTAAAGTTACACCAAAAGCAAGATATGTCTCTGGTAAAGGAGTATCAGGCGCAGGATTAACTGCATCAGTTGTTAAAGATGAATTATTAAATGGCTGGAGTTTGGAGGCCGGAGCATTGCCCTTGTGCAATAATGGGTTTTGCATGATAGATGAAATGGATAAAATGAGTAAAGAAGATACAAGTGCGATGCATGAAGCGCTTGAACAGCAAACTGTTTCTATTTCTAAAGCAAACATTCAAGCTACTTTAAAATGCGCAACAACTGTGCTTGCTGCTGCAAACCCTAAATATGGAAGATTTGATCCTTCCGGATTAATTGCAGCTCAAATAAACTTACCTCCTGCATTGATTACAAGGTTTGATTTAATTTTTCCTATCAAAGATTTACCTAACACTGAAAAAGATAAAATTATGGCAAGACATATGTTGTTATTGCACCAAGCGCCAGACAGCCAAAAAGCAGAACTTGATACTAATTTTATCAAAAAATATATTTCATACGCAAGACAAAATAGACAACCTCAATTAACGGATGCAGCAATAAATGAGATTGAAGAATATTATATCAACATGAGAAATTCAAGCAGCAAAGAAGAAGGCGTACAAGTAGTGCCAATTTCACCCAGGCAGCTTGAAGCATTAATCAGGCTCTCTGAAGCAAGCGCAAAACTGAGGTTGGGCGATAAAGTTACCAAAAAAGATGCAAGAAAGGCTATTGAAGTTTTAGACTTTTGTTTGAGGGGTATCGGGATTGATCCTGAGACTGGAAAAATAGACATCGACAGGATTTCTTCAGGAATTACTGCATCACAAAGAGGAAAAATACATTTAATTAAAGAAATAATTAATGATATTGAAAATACAACTGGTCAAAAAATAATTGCTGTTGAAGAAATAATTAACATGGCAAAAAGTAAAAATATTGAAAAAAGCGAGGTAGATGATGTGCTTACTAAGTTAAAGATTGCAGGAGATATTTTTGAACCAAGGCGGGATTTCATAAGCAAATTGTAA
- the thyA gene encoding thymidylate synthase has translation MKQYLDLVDRILKEGELKENRTGVKTYSISGTIFEHDMHNGFPLITTKKVAVHAIKVELEGFIKGITDKKWFQDRKCNIWNEWCNPEKVPYGHDKETKIKMMEERDLGPIYGWQWRHFGAEYQGIKNEEDNAELPDVKCRSDVDSNQVPLNASLANMFEKESYKNKGIDQLEILVKKLKANPDDRRMIVSAWNPEDLDKMALPPCHMSYQVTVTNGKLNLMWNQRSVDTMLGLPFNIASYGILLHLLAKEARLKEGRLVGFLGDTHIYENHIEGAREQLNREPYYLPILETEKFTSLFDWTYQDTKFVNYEHHPKIKFDVVV, from the coding sequence ATGAAACAATATTTAGATTTAGTCGATAGAATTCTTAAAGAAGGCGAACTAAAAGAAAATAGAACTGGTGTAAAAACTTATTCTATATCCGGCACAATTTTTGAACATGATATGCATAATGGATTTCCTCTAATCACTACTAAAAAAGTTGCTGTACATGCTATTAAAGTTGAACTTGAAGGATTCATAAAGGGAATAACAGATAAAAAATGGTTTCAAGATAGAAAATGTAACATTTGGAATGAATGGTGCAACCCTGAAAAAGTACCTTATGGACATGATAAAGAAACAAAAATAAAAATGATGGAAGAACGCGATTTAGGACCTATCTATGGCTGGCAATGGAGACATTTTGGAGCAGAATATCAAGGAATTAAAAATGAAGAAGATAATGCAGAGTTGCCTGATGTAAAATGCAGAAGTGATGTTGATTCAAATCAAGTACCACTTAACGCATCATTAGCTAATATGTTTGAAAAAGAAAGTTATAAAAATAAGGGCATTGACCAACTTGAAATTTTAGTAAAGAAACTTAAAGCTAATCCTGATGATAGGAGAATGATTGTTAGTGCTTGGAATCCGGAAGATTTGGATAAGATGGCTCTGCCTCCTTGTCATATGAGTTACCAAGTTACAGTTACAAATGGAAAACTTAATTTAATGTGGAACCAGCGTTCAGTTGATACTATGTTGGGTCTTCCATTTAATATTGCGAGTTATGGTATTTTATTGCATCTATTGGCAAAAGAGGCAAGATTAAAAGAAGGAAGATTAGTGGGATTTTTAGGAGATACGCATATTTATGAGAATCATATTGAAGGAGCTAGGGAACAATTAAATCGAGAACCATATTATTTGCCAATTTTAGAAACTGAAAAGTTTACCTCATTATTTGATTGGACATACCAAGATACTAAATTTGTAAATTACGAGCATCATCCAAAAATAAAATTTGATGTAGTTGTATAA
- a CDS encoding dihydrofolate reductase translates to MKLTIIAAISENNVIGIGDKLPWNIPEDLQRFKKLTHGYPIIMGRKTYESIGRPLPERRNIILSRNRDYGYKGIEVVGSLEEAINLLEDEYDKAYVIGGSKVYEESLPLVDRLELTRVHRIVKGDTYFPKIDYENWRKVREFKMKDFSFLTYTKR, encoded by the coding sequence ATGAAACTTACAATAATAGCCGCAATTTCTGAAAATAATGTGATAGGAATAGGGGATAAACTTCCCTGGAATATTCCTGAAGACTTACAAAGATTCAAAAAATTAACACATGGTTACCCTATTATCATGGGTCGTAAAACATATGAATCAATTGGCAGACCTTTGCCAGAAAGAAGAAATATAATCTTATCAAGAAATCGGGATTATGGGTATAAGGGTATTGAAGTGGTAGGTTCTTTGGAAGAGGCAATAAATCTACTTGAAGATGAATATGATAAAGCCTACGTCATTGGAGGTTCAAAAGTTTATGAAGAATCTTTGCCTTTAGTTGATCGGCTTGAACTTACGAGAGTACACAGAATTGTAAAAGGTGACACATATTTCCCAAAAATTGACTATGAAAACTGGAGAAAGGTCAGAGAATTTAAAATGAAAGATTTTTCATTCTTAACGTATACTAAAAGGTGA
- the tmk gene encoding dTMP kinase — MKYMIETPNKKNNGIDYSGLFITFEGPEGSGKSTQSKRIYDILNKEFETLAPLTKEPGGPESDLQSKIRQLYFFNEEERSPEADLFLMLTDRALHQRFLLKNLVNGNIVICDRYADSTRAYQGGGGGLDLNMIDAFNAIATKGLEPDITFLVDASYETAMKRKKGDNLDYFEKKERDFHMRVRDMYHKIAIENPNRFIVVNGEPSIEVVSQEILKNVINHSAYQAYLKRKI, encoded by the coding sequence ATGAAATACATGATAGAAACCCCGAACAAAAAAAATAATGGAATTGACTATTCAGGATTATTTATTACATTTGAAGGACCAGAAGGTTCAGGTAAAAGTACTCAATCTAAAAGGATATATGATATATTGAATAAAGAATTTGAAACTCTTGCGCCTTTAACAAAAGAACCAGGCGGGCCTGAATCAGATTTACAATCAAAAATTAGACAACTTTACTTTTTTAATGAAGAGGAAAGAAGTCCAGAAGCAGATTTATTTTTAATGCTAACTGATAGAGCCTTACATCAAAGATTTCTATTAAAAAATCTTGTAAATGGTAACATAGTAATCTGTGATAGATATGCAGATTCAACTAGAGCTTACCAAGGCGGTGGCGGAGGACTTGATTTAAACATGATTGACGCTTTCAATGCAATCGCTACAAAAGGACTTGAACCGGATATTACTTTCTTAGTTGATGCAAGTTATGAAACCGCTATGAAAAGGAAAAAAGGTGACAATTTAGATTATTTTGAAAAAAAAGAGAGAGATTTTCATATGAGAGTAAGAGATATGTATCACAAAATTGCAATAGAAAATCCTAACAGATTTATAGTTGTTAATGGAGAACCAAGTATTGAAGTTGTTAGTCAAGAAATTCTAAAAAATGTAATTAATCATTCAGCATATCAAGCCTATCTTAAAAGAAAAATATAA
- the twy1 gene encoding 4-demethylwyosine synthase TYW1, protein MIISENKRKDLEKQGYRIVGNHSAIKLCMWSKKAIKCEDVCYKNTFYGIETHRCVQMTPALPYCGHRCVFCWRDIAFTEPKWNGPVDEPKEIINGCIEAQVKYLQGFGGNDKADQKKYKESLNPLHFAISLSGEPTLYPRLPELIDEITKRGMTSFLVTNGTNPEMLEKIKGHEPTQLYLTLPAPDKESYIKTCHPIIKDSWEKILESIKIYNKINTRKTIRLTLVKNINLIKPEKYAELFKKIEANFFELKAYVWVGHSRKRLAQESMPMHHEIVEFAKMIIKNYPDLKIIDEKAESRVVLLAKKDFNGRIMRF, encoded by the coding sequence ATGATTATATCGGAAAATAAAAGAAAGGATTTAGAAAAACAAGGCTACCGAATTGTTGGTAATCATAGCGCAATTAAACTTTGCATGTGGTCAAAAAAGGCTATTAAGTGTGAAGATGTATGCTATAAAAATACATTTTACGGCATTGAAACACATAGATGTGTCCAGATGACCCCTGCCTTACCTTATTGCGGGCATAGGTGCGTATTTTGCTGGAGAGATATAGCGTTTACTGAACCTAAATGGAACGGACCTGTAGACGAGCCTAAAGAAATTATCAACGGGTGCATTGAAGCCCAAGTTAAATATTTACAAGGATTTGGAGGCAATGATAAAGCAGATCAAAAAAAGTATAAAGAATCTTTAAACCCCCTGCATTTTGCAATATCATTAAGCGGAGAACCAACTCTTTATCCCAGATTGCCTGAATTGATTGATGAAATAACTAAAAGAGGAATGACTTCTTTTTTAGTAACAAATGGCACAAACCCTGAAATGCTAGAAAAAATAAAGGGACATGAACCTACGCAATTATATTTAACATTGCCTGCCCCGGATAAAGAATCCTACATTAAAACTTGTCACCCTATTATTAAAGATTCATGGGAAAAAATACTGGAATCAATTAAAATATATAATAAAATTAATACACGAAAAACTATTAGACTTACGCTTGTTAAAAATATTAATTTAATCAAACCGGAAAAGTACGCAGAACTTTTCAAAAAGATTGAAGCTAACTTCTTTGAACTAAAAGCGTATGTATGGGTCGGACATTCAAGAAAACGGTTAGCTCAAGAATCAATGCCTATGCACCATGAAATAGTTGAGTTTGCTAAAATGATTATAAAAAATTATCCTGATCTAAAAATAATTGATGAAAAGGCAGAATCAAGAGTCGTTTTACTTGCAAAAAAAGATTTTAATGGAAGAATAATGAGATTCTAA